The proteins below come from a single Rosa rugosa chromosome 2, drRosRugo1.1, whole genome shotgun sequence genomic window:
- the LOC133727961 gene encoding probable serine/threonine-protein kinase At1g54610 — protein sequence MGCMYCKPSAIEDSKESPRERLSNKAASDSRAARVASSRREEAYRAKDRNDSNDGRAMLIDKHSNGAARSHGDNYQRKREKMEYVAPLHPGMGSIPKAAEGEQVAAGWPSWLAGVAGEAIKGWIPRRADSFEKLDKIGQGTYSNVYRARDLDQKKIVALKKVRFDNSEPESVRFMAREILILRRLDHQNVIKLEGLVTSRMSCSLYLVFEYMEHDLAGLALHPGLKFTEAQVKCYMQQLLCGLDHCHSRGVLHRDIKGSNLLIDNSGMLKIADFGLASIFDPHQNQPLTSRVVTLWYRPPELLLGATYYGTAVDLWSTGCILAELYAGKPIMPGRTEVEQLHKIFKLCGSPSEDYWRKSKLPHATIFKPQQPYRRCVAETFKDFPVPALALMDTLLSIDPADRGSASSALKSEFFTTKPLPCDPSSLPKYPPSKEFDVKVRDEEARRQGAAGKGQRPDPERRGTRDSRAMPAPDANAELVMSMQKRQDQSNSKSRSEKFNPHPEEVASGFPIDPPRPSHAVEAGIESHGHNHKRASHSGPLSHRAAWAKSTKNPDDAPKISNGADLSGMSGLVAARRSMLTEERRKRSNSSQMDVPKAIGRFPGSFKEASDPLPHEQKPVVGSNRKDDVRSNKDPIMVGYGSKGHKIHYSGPLLVPSGNMDQMLKDHDLQVQEAVRRARIDKAKVRKYQAEGNQISTNSLFVSGR from the exons ATGGGTTGCATGTATTGCAAGCCCTCTGCAATTGAGGATAGCAAGGAGAGCCCCAGAGAGCGATTGTCCAACAAGGCAGCATCAGACTCGCGGGCGGCGAGGGTGGCTTCCTCAAGGAGAGAGGAAGCTTATCGAGCAAAAGATCGAAATGATAGCAATGACGGGAGAGCAATGTTGATTGATAAGCACTCAAATGGGGCCGCTCGATCACATGGTGACAATTATCAGAGGAAGAGGGAGAAAATGGAGTATGTTGCTCCTCTACATCCCGGGATGGGCAGCATTCCGAAAGCTGCAGAAGGAGAACAGGTCGCAGCAGGGTGGCCATCCTGGCTAGCTGGAGTGGCTGGAGAGGCCATTAAGGGGTGGATACCACGTCGTGCAGATTCATTTGAGAAGCTAGACAAA ATTGGTCAGGGAACATATAGCAACGTCTATAGGGCTCGTGATCTTGATCAAAAGAAAATTGTAGCGTTGAAGAAAGTGAGGTTTGATAACTCAGAGCCCGAGAGTGTTCGCTTTATGGCAAGGGAAATTCTCATCTTACGGAGGCTTGATCATCAAAATGTGATAAAACTAGAAGGTCTAGTTACGTCAAGGATGTCTTGCAGCTTGTACCTTGTTTTTGAGTACATGGAGCATGATTTGGCGGGGCTTGCTTTACACCCTGGCCTGAAATTTACAGAAGCACAG GTTAAATGTTACATGCAGCAACTATTATGTGGACTTGATCACTGTCACAGTCGTGGGGTTCTGCATCGTGACATTAAAGGTTCCAACCTTTTAATTGACAACAGTGGCATGTTGAAAATAGCTGACTTTGGTCTGGCGAGTATTTTTGATCCCCATCAAAATCAGCCTCTAACTAGCCGTGTTGTAACTCTTTGGTACCGACCGCCTGAGCTTTTACTCGGTGCTACTTACTATGGGACTGCCGTTGATCTGTGGAGTACAGGTTGCATACTCGCTGAACTCTATGCTGGCAAACCTATTATGCCGGGAAGAACCGAG GTggagcagttgcataagatttTCAAGCTTTGCGGCTCACCTTCTGAGGATTATTGGAGAAAATCAAAGTTGCCTCATGCAACCATATTTAAACCTCAACAGCCTTATAGACGCTGTGTTGCAGAAACTTTTAAGGATTTCCCTGTACCAGCTTTAGCACTTATGGACACCCTTCTTTCCATAGACCCTGCGGATCGTGGATCTGCATCTTCTGCTCTCAAGAGTGAG TTCTTTACTACAAAACCTCTGCCTTGTGATCCGTCAAGTTTACCAAAGTATCCTCCCAGCAAAGAGTTTGATGTTAAAGTACGGGATGAGGAAGCTAGAAG ACAAGGAGCAGCAGGCAAGGGCCAAAGGCCTGACCCTGAAAGAAGAGGAACAAGAGATTCTCGAGCCATGCCAGCACCTGATGCCAATGCTGAATTAGTCATGTCAATGCAG AAAAGACAAGATCAATCTAATTCTAAAAGTCGAAGTGAGAAGTTTAACCCTCATCCAGAAGAAGTTGCTTCTGGCTTTCCAATTGATCCTCCTAGGCCATCACATGCTGTAGAAGCGGGTATAGAATCTCATGGCCATAATCATAAGAGAGCTTCCCATTCAGGGCCACTGTCGCATCGCGCGGCATGGGCGAAGTCTACGAAGAACCCAGATGACGCCCCAAAGATTTCAAATGGGGCTGACTTGTCGGGAATGTCAGGTTTAGTGGCAGCGAGGAGAAGTATGTTGACTGAGGAACGCAGAAAAAGGTCTAATTCTTCCCAAATGGATGTTCCAAAAGCAATAGGCCGGTTTCCAGGTTCATTCAAGGAGGCCTCAGATCCTTTACCACATGAGCAAAAGCCTGTTGTAGGTTCTAATAGAAAAGATGATGTCAGAAGCAACAAAGATCCAATTATG GTTGGTTATGGATCAAAGGGTCACAAAATTCACTACTCAGGTCCGTTGTTAGTCCCCTCTGGCAACATGGATCAGATGCTGAAAGACCATGATCTCCAGGTCCAAGAAGCTGTTAGACGAGCACGAATTGACAAGGCAAAGGTCCGAAAATATCAGGCTGAAGGCAACCAAATATCCACCAATTCGTTATTTGTTTCTGGTCGATGA
- the LOC133730921 gene encoding L-type lectin-domain containing receptor kinase VII.1-like, whose protein sequence is MLSLQLLVLFLSKLFLLQSTFAIDFAFNGFNSSDILLYGNATIDSGVLSLTENSTYSIGRALYSAKVPTRYPNSLNLLPFTTSFTFSISPNKDLLGGHGFVLIFVPAPGIQGASAAQYLGFLNNTNDGNPSNHAFGIEFDVFQDKKYGDIDNNHVGVDVNSLTSLASYKAGYWFADDTKEDSNNTNWSFKELELNDGANYQAWIEFWNNQLSITLAPENIKKPGRPLIMVPLDLSDVFLDEMYVGLTASTGANMVNHKILSWSFSN, encoded by the coding sequence ATGCTTTCTCTTCAATTACTTGTGCTATTCCTATCCAAACTTTTTCTGCTTCAATCTACTTTTGCAATTGATTTTGCCTTCAATGGTTTCAATTCTTCTGATATCTTGCTCTATGGCAATGCAACAATAGATTCTGGTGTTCTTTCTCTTACTGAAAATAGCACCTATTCAATTGGTAGAGCTCTCTACAGTGCCAAGGTACCCACAAGGTATCCAAACTCCTTAAACCTTCTGCCTTTCACAACCTCTTTCACCTTTTCTATATCTCCAAACAAGGATCTTCTCGGGGGCCATGGATTCGTCCTCATTTTTGTCCCTGCTCCTGGTATCCAAGGTGCCTCTGCAGCGCAGTATCTTGGCTTCTTGAACAATACAAACGATGGTAATCCTAGCAACCATGCTTTTGGTATCGAATTTGATGTGTTCCAAGACAAAAAATACGGCGATATTGACAATAATCATGTTGGTGTTGACGTCAATTCTCTAACTTCTCTGGCTTCTTACAAAGCCGGATACTGGTTTGCCGATGACACGAAGGAGGACAGTAACAACACTAATTGGTCTTTCAAGGAACTAGAGCTGAACGATGGAGCCAATTACCAAGCATGGATTGAATTCTGGAACAACCAGCTCAGCATCACATTGGCTCCAGAAAACATAAAAAAGCCAGGGAGACCTTTGATTATGGTTCCTCTTGATCTCTCTGATGTTTTCCTTGATGAAATGTACGTGGGGCTCACTGCATCAACCGGAGCAAACATGGTAAAtcataaaattttgagttggaGCTTCAGTAATTGA
- the LOC133727964 gene encoding protein SPA1-RELATED 4-like isoform X1: protein MCVLLPSCCYRRIIMEGSSESAWQRSNSSRDLNTSRVSNRNPRLSHSRRFGFLGGSLQDSDLRNERDGVVVAHTDDLGNQGGLSGVCEDEVPVEPFVRAIEWGDVSLRQWLDRPDRSVDAFECLHVFRQIVEIVNVAHSEGIVVHNVRPSCFVMSSFNHVSFIESASCSDSGTDSPEDGLNSPTLESKNLTSALHQKRSNIARGNFQFMKAPANTLSDTGCMQSSSIYAARESLMQESEEHRTRERSAQLEDKRQPFPMKQILLMESNWYTSPEEVAGGPSPCASDIYRLGVLLFELFCPFSSREEKSRTMSSLRHRVLPPQLLLRWPKEASFCLWLLHPEPNSRPKMGELLQSEFLNEPRDDLEEREAAIELREKIEEQELLLEFLLLVKQRKQEAADKLRNTVSFLCSDIEEVVKHKTSSKGKGGSCPELVKEDHSTSSFPSMNITDDDDSASGSRKRFRPGVHIHNGEECDDNLDGQKSETGNQESILLRSSRLMNNFKKLESAYFLTRCRPIKHSAKPLTRHSSISSDGRGSIVATERSSVSNLTLKEQHSEGRRSGWIEPFLEGLCKYLSFSKLKVKADLKQADLLNSSNLVCSLSFDRDGEFFATAGVNKKIKIFECDSIINEDRDIHYPVVEIATRSKLSNICWNSYIKSQIASSNFEGVVQVWDVTRSQVLMEMKEHEKRVWSIDFSSADPTMLASGSDDGSVKLWSINQGESIGTIKTKANVCCVQFPLDSCRSLAFGSADHKIYYYDLRNLKVPLCTLIGHNKTVSYVKFIDRMNLVSASTDNTLKLWDLSTCTSRVIDTPVMSFTGHMNVKNFVGLSVSDGYIATGSETNEVFVYHKVFPMPALSYKFQATDPLSGQDTDDAAQFISSVCWRGQSSTLIAANSTGNIKILEMV from the exons ATGTGTGTGTTATTGCCTTCATGCTGCTATAGGAGGATAATAATGGAAGGCTCATCTGAGTCTGCTTGGCAGAGGTCTAATAGTTCTAGAGATTTGAATACTTCCAGAGTCTCAAACCGGAATCCAAGGCTTAGTCATTCTAGAAGATTCGGCTTCTTGGGTGGTTCATTGCAGGATTCGGATTTAAGGAATGAGAGAGATGGGGTTGTGGTGGCACACACTGATGACCTAGGAAACCAGGGTGGATTGTCTGGGGTGTGTGAGGATGAGGTACCAGTTGAACCTTTTGTTCGGGCCATTGAATGGGGAGATGTTAGCTTGAGGCAATGGTTGGATAGACCGGATCGATCTGTTGATGCATTTGAATGCTTGCATGTATTTAGGCAAATAGTGGAAATTGTTAATGTAGCACATTCAGAAGGAATTGTTGTTCATAATGTGCGGCCTTCCTGCTTTGTTATGTCCTCTTTTAATCATGTCTCTTTCATCGAGTCTGCATCTTGCTCAGATTCTGGCACTGATTCTCCCGAGGATGGGTTAAATAGCCCAACCCTGGAATCGAAGAACTTAACCTCTGCCTTGCATCAGAAACGAAGCAACATAGCAAGAGGAAATTTTCAATTTATGAAAGCTCCCGCAAATACTTTGTCAGATACAGGTTGCATGCAGTCAAGCTCAATATATGCAGCTCGTGAATCATTAATGCAAGAGAGTGAAGAACATAGAACCAGAGAGAGGAGTGCTCAACTAGAAGATAAGAGACAGCCATTTCCAATGAAACAAATATTGCTCATGGAGAGCAATTGGTATACTAGTCCTGAAGAGGTTGCTGGTGGTCCAAGTCCCTGTGCTTCAGACATTTATCGATTAGGAGTTCTTCTTTTTGAG TTATTCTGCCCATTCAGCTCAAGAGAAGAAAAGAGCAGGACTATGTCTAGTCTGAGACATCGAGTTCTACCTCCGCAATTACTGCTGAGATGGCCAAAAGAAGCTTCATTTTGCTTATGGCTACTGCACCCTGAGCCAAATAGTCGGCCTAAAATGGG TGAATTGCTACAGAGTGAATTTCTTAATGAACCAAGAGATGATTTAGAAGAACGTGAAGCAGCAATAGAGCttagagagaaaatagaggagCAGGAGTTATTGCTGGAATTTCTCTTGCTTGTAAAACAAAGGAAACAGGAAGCAGCTGATAAGTTGCGGAATACTGTTTCATTTCTGTGTTCCGATATTGAAGAAGTTGTGAAGCACAAAACAAGTTCCAAGGGAAAAGGTGGTTCATGCCCAGAGCTGGTAAAGGAAGATCATTCAACATCAAGTTTCCCATCTATGAATAttactgatgatgatgattcggCTAGTGGATCCAGAAAACGGTTCAGACCAGGCGTCCATATTCACAATGGAGAGGAGTGTGATGATAATTTGGATGGTCAGAAGTCAGAAACTGGTAATCAAGAAAGTATTCTTTTGAGAAGTTCCAGATTGATGAACAACTTTAAAAAGCTAGAGTCGGCATATTTTTTGACGAGATGTAGGCCAATCAAGCACTCAGCCAAACCCTTGACTAGACATTCATCAATAAGTAGTGATGGTAGAGGTTCTATTGTTGCAACTGAAAGAAGTTCTGTGAGTAATTTGACATTAAAAGAACAACATAGTGAAGGTAGACGAAGTGGTTGGATAGAACCATTTCTTGAGGGATTATGCAAGTATCTATCTTTCTCAAAATTAAAAGTGAAGGCTGATTTGAAGCAGGCAGATCTTCTGAATTCCTCAAATCTAGTATGCTCACTTAGTTTTGATCGGGATGGAGAATTTTTTGCTACAGCTGGTGTTAATAAGAAAATCAAAATATTTGAATGTGACTCAATCATAAACGAGGATCGTGATATCCATTATCCTGTGGTTGAAATAGCTACCAGATCAAAGCTAAGCAATATATGTTGGAACAGTTATATCAAAAGCCAGATTGCTTCAAGTAACTTTGAAGGTGTAGTGCAG GTGTGGGATGTTACAAGAAGTCAAGTACTAATGGAGATGAAAGAACATGAGAAGCGTGTATGGTCCATTGACTTTTCATCAGCAGACCCAACAATGCTAGCCAGCGGGAGTGATGATGGTTCTGTTAAGCTATGGAGTATCAATCAG GGAGAAAGTATTGGTACAATAAAAACAAAGGCCAATGTTTGCTGTGTACAGTTTCCTTTGGATTCTTGTCGTTCCCTTGCATTCGGTTCAGCGGATCATAAAATTTATTACTATGATCTTCGTAACTTGAAGGTTCCTCTTTGTACATTGATTGGACACAACAAAACTGTGAGTTATGTCAAGTTCATAGATAGGATGAATCTTGTTTCTGCATCCACCGACAACACACTGAAGCTTTGGGATTTGTCAACATGCACATCTCGAGTCATAGACACTCCGGTTATGTCATTCACAGGTCACATGAATGTGAAG AACTTTGTGGGTTTGTCAGTTTCTGATGGTTACATTGCTACTGGCTCAGAGACTAATGAG GTTTTCGTCTACCACAAGGTGTTCCCAATGCCGGCGTTGTCGTACAAGTTTCAGGCCACAGACCCGCTTTCTGGCCAGGATACGGATGATGCTGCACAATTTATCTCATCTGTTTGTTGGCGTGGCCAATCCTCCACCTTAATTGCTGCAAATTCCACAGGGAATATCAAAATCCTGGAGatggtttga
- the LOC133727964 gene encoding protein SPA1-RELATED 3-like isoform X2, with product MCVLLPSCCYRRIIMEGSSESAWQRSNSSRDLNTSRVSNRNPRLSHSRRFGFLGGSLQDSDLRNERDGVVVAHTDDLGNQGGLSGVCEDEVPVEPFVRAIEWGDVSLRQWLDRPDRSVDAFECLHVFRQIVEIVNVAHSEGIVVHNVRPSCFVMSSFNHVSFIESASCSDSGTDSPEDGLNSPTLESKNLTSALHQKRSNIARGNFQFMKAPANTLSDTGCMQSSSIYAARESLMQESEEHRTRERSAQLEDKRQPFPMKQILLMESNWYTSPEEVAGGPSPCASDIYRLGVLLFELFCPFSSREEKSRTMSSLRHRVLPPQLLLRWPKEASFCLWLLHPEPNSRPKMGELLQSEFLNEPRDDLEEREAAIELREKIEEQELLLEFLLLVKQRKQEAADKLRNTVSFLCSDIEEVVKHKTSSKGKGGSCPELVKEDHSTSSFPSMNITDDDDSASGSRKRFRPGVHIHNGEECDDNLDGQKSETGNQESILLRSSRLMNNFKKLESAYFLTRCRPIKHSAKPLTRHSSISSDGRGSIVATERSSVSNLTLKEQHSEGRRSGWIEPFLEGLCKYLSFSKLKVKADLKQADLLNSSNLVCSLSFDRDGEFFATAGVNKKIKIFECDSIINEDRDIHYPVVEIATRSKLSNICWNSYIKSQIASSNFEGVVQVWDVTRSQVLMEMKEHEKRVWSIDFSSADPTMLASGSDDGSVKLWSINQAIIFLHLVDVSFETKRRKYWYNKNKGQCLLCTVSFGFLSFPCIRFSGS from the exons ATGTGTGTGTTATTGCCTTCATGCTGCTATAGGAGGATAATAATGGAAGGCTCATCTGAGTCTGCTTGGCAGAGGTCTAATAGTTCTAGAGATTTGAATACTTCCAGAGTCTCAAACCGGAATCCAAGGCTTAGTCATTCTAGAAGATTCGGCTTCTTGGGTGGTTCATTGCAGGATTCGGATTTAAGGAATGAGAGAGATGGGGTTGTGGTGGCACACACTGATGACCTAGGAAACCAGGGTGGATTGTCTGGGGTGTGTGAGGATGAGGTACCAGTTGAACCTTTTGTTCGGGCCATTGAATGGGGAGATGTTAGCTTGAGGCAATGGTTGGATAGACCGGATCGATCTGTTGATGCATTTGAATGCTTGCATGTATTTAGGCAAATAGTGGAAATTGTTAATGTAGCACATTCAGAAGGAATTGTTGTTCATAATGTGCGGCCTTCCTGCTTTGTTATGTCCTCTTTTAATCATGTCTCTTTCATCGAGTCTGCATCTTGCTCAGATTCTGGCACTGATTCTCCCGAGGATGGGTTAAATAGCCCAACCCTGGAATCGAAGAACTTAACCTCTGCCTTGCATCAGAAACGAAGCAACATAGCAAGAGGAAATTTTCAATTTATGAAAGCTCCCGCAAATACTTTGTCAGATACAGGTTGCATGCAGTCAAGCTCAATATATGCAGCTCGTGAATCATTAATGCAAGAGAGTGAAGAACATAGAACCAGAGAGAGGAGTGCTCAACTAGAAGATAAGAGACAGCCATTTCCAATGAAACAAATATTGCTCATGGAGAGCAATTGGTATACTAGTCCTGAAGAGGTTGCTGGTGGTCCAAGTCCCTGTGCTTCAGACATTTATCGATTAGGAGTTCTTCTTTTTGAG TTATTCTGCCCATTCAGCTCAAGAGAAGAAAAGAGCAGGACTATGTCTAGTCTGAGACATCGAGTTCTACCTCCGCAATTACTGCTGAGATGGCCAAAAGAAGCTTCATTTTGCTTATGGCTACTGCACCCTGAGCCAAATAGTCGGCCTAAAATGGG TGAATTGCTACAGAGTGAATTTCTTAATGAACCAAGAGATGATTTAGAAGAACGTGAAGCAGCAATAGAGCttagagagaaaatagaggagCAGGAGTTATTGCTGGAATTTCTCTTGCTTGTAAAACAAAGGAAACAGGAAGCAGCTGATAAGTTGCGGAATACTGTTTCATTTCTGTGTTCCGATATTGAAGAAGTTGTGAAGCACAAAACAAGTTCCAAGGGAAAAGGTGGTTCATGCCCAGAGCTGGTAAAGGAAGATCATTCAACATCAAGTTTCCCATCTATGAATAttactgatgatgatgattcggCTAGTGGATCCAGAAAACGGTTCAGACCAGGCGTCCATATTCACAATGGAGAGGAGTGTGATGATAATTTGGATGGTCAGAAGTCAGAAACTGGTAATCAAGAAAGTATTCTTTTGAGAAGTTCCAGATTGATGAACAACTTTAAAAAGCTAGAGTCGGCATATTTTTTGACGAGATGTAGGCCAATCAAGCACTCAGCCAAACCCTTGACTAGACATTCATCAATAAGTAGTGATGGTAGAGGTTCTATTGTTGCAACTGAAAGAAGTTCTGTGAGTAATTTGACATTAAAAGAACAACATAGTGAAGGTAGACGAAGTGGTTGGATAGAACCATTTCTTGAGGGATTATGCAAGTATCTATCTTTCTCAAAATTAAAAGTGAAGGCTGATTTGAAGCAGGCAGATCTTCTGAATTCCTCAAATCTAGTATGCTCACTTAGTTTTGATCGGGATGGAGAATTTTTTGCTACAGCTGGTGTTAATAAGAAAATCAAAATATTTGAATGTGACTCAATCATAAACGAGGATCGTGATATCCATTATCCTGTGGTTGAAATAGCTACCAGATCAAAGCTAAGCAATATATGTTGGAACAGTTATATCAAAAGCCAGATTGCTTCAAGTAACTTTGAAGGTGTAGTGCAG GTGTGGGATGTTACAAGAAGTCAAGTACTAATGGAGATGAAAGAACATGAGAAGCGTGTATGGTCCATTGACTTTTCATCAGCAGACCCAACAATGCTAGCCAGCGGGAGTGATGATGGTTCTGTTAAGCTATGGAGTATCAATCAGGCAATTATATTCTTGCACTTGGTGGATGTCAGCTTTGAAACTAAAC GGAGAAAGTATTGGTACAATAAAAACAAAGGCCAATGTTTGCTGTGTACAGTTTCCTTTGGATTCTTGTCGTTCCCTTGCATTCGGTTCAGCGGATCATAA